From Xylanibacter oryzae DSM 17970, a single genomic window includes:
- a CDS encoding tetratricopeptide repeat protein → MNFFKALFGGKIEDTEKTKKEEELKNFDLIKYDGVKALKTGQNEYAIKCFKKAIEIKNTDLEIRDYLARAYVAANEPLKAFEQLQKLAEAQPDNQKIFVQMAHVTFMMEDYGAMADSCERALLIDKDNAEVSYLYAKACIGQGDDVNAVAMLTKAILLKDDYGDAYLLRGETLLKMGDYEGSDADAKYLLEKQSDNESVLILKARIEHKLGNNDEAINYYNKVVDVNPFSIDAFRERGAVKLEVGDKDGAAEDMQQVLELDPKQTADINGEFSAEGVEEKTKQAYNKINPFGL, encoded by the coding sequence ATGAATTTTTTTAAAGCTTTATTCGGTGGTAAGATAGAAGACACTGAAAAAACAAAAAAAGAGGAAGAGTTGAAAAACTTTGACTTGATAAAATACGATGGTGTAAAAGCTCTTAAAACAGGGCAGAATGAATATGCAATAAAATGTTTTAAGAAGGCTATAGAGATAAAGAATACAGATCTGGAGATCCGTGACTATTTGGCTCGGGCTTATGTGGCTGCCAACGAACCACTTAAAGCTTTCGAACAGTTACAGAAACTGGCTGAGGCGCAACCTGACAATCAGAAGATCTTTGTGCAGATGGCTCATGTAACATTCATGATGGAAGATTATGGGGCGATGGCTGATTCATGCGAGAGAGCTCTGCTGATTGATAAAGATAACGCCGAAGTTTCATATCTATATGCTAAGGCATGTATAGGACAGGGCGATGATGTAAATGCGGTGGCTATGCTTACTAAGGCAATCTTACTTAAAGACGATTATGGTGACGCATATCTGTTGAGAGGGGAAACATTACTCAAGATGGGTGATTATGAAGGATCTGACGCGGATGCTAAATATCTATTGGAGAAACAATCAGACAATGAGAGTGTGCTGATACTAAAGGCCCGCATAGAGCATAAGCTTGGTAATAATGATGAGGCTATCAACTATTATAATAAGGTGGTAGATGTAAATCCGTTTTCAATAGACGCTTTCAGAGAGAGAGGAGCCGTAAAACTTGAAGTAGGTGATAAGGATGGTGCTGCCGAGGATATGCAACAGGTATTAGAACTTGATCCTAAGCAGACAGCAGACATAAACGGAGAATTCTCGGCAGAGGGAGTAGAAGAAAAAACAAAACAGGCATATAACAAAATCAACCCGTTCGGATTATAA
- a CDS encoding DMT family transporter, which yields MIKNKELLYHLVALFTVSVWGTTYVASKVLITNGLSPAQIFTLRFIIAYSLMLAMFHKKLLADNIRDELLFAALGITGGSMYFLTENTALGVSTATNVSLIVCSCPLVASILISIIYKSEHFKRMQILGSLIALAGMATVVLNGHFVLHLSPIGDALAFGACLCWAFYSVLMKKVSNRYSSAFITRKTFFYGLVTILPYYIVKPDFPSLQLLMRQDVLANLLFLGCVASMLCYLLWTWCINKLGVVKASNWIYFNPITTIIFAWIVLGEEITVYFISGAALILVGMYIADRKA from the coding sequence ATGATAAAGAATAAAGAATTATTATATCATCTTGTGGCTCTCTTCACCGTTTCGGTGTGGGGTACTACTTATGTGGCCAGCAAGGTGCTTATAACCAATGGTCTGTCGCCGGCGCAGATATTTACGTTACGGTTTATTATCGCATACTCGCTAATGCTGGCGATGTTTCATAAAAAGCTATTGGCCGATAATATTCGTGATGAACTTCTGTTCGCTGCTTTGGGAATTACAGGTGGCTCAATGTATTTCCTTACAGAAAATACAGCACTTGGCGTATCAACAGCTACAAATGTATCTTTGATAGTCTGTTCATGTCCGCTAGTCGCATCTATACTAATATCCATAATATACAAAAGCGAACATTTTAAACGAATGCAGATTCTTGGTTCGCTTATAGCCCTTGCAGGCATGGCAACGGTCGTACTCAACGGGCATTTTGTTTTACATCTGTCACCAATAGGAGATGCACTGGCCTTTGGCGCTTGTTTGTGTTGGGCGTTCTATTCTGTGCTGATGAAAAAGGTATCCAATAGATATTCGTCAGCATTCATTACACGTAAAACATTCTTTTACGGACTGGTTACAATATTACCATATTATATCGTAAAACCAGACTTCCCATCTTTACAACTACTTATGCGTCAGGATGTTCTTGCTAATTTATTGTTTCTTGGATGTGTGGCCTCGATGCTCTGTTATCTTTTATGGACATGGTGCATTAATAAGTTAGGTGTGGTAAAGGCAAGCAACTGGATTTATTTCAATCCTATAACAACTATAATATTTGCATGGATAGTTTTGGGTGAAGAAATAACTGTATATTTCATAAGTGGAGCTGCCTTAATTCTTGTCGGAATGTACATAGCGGACCGAAAAGCGTAA
- the ffh gene encoding signal recognition particle protein — MFENLSDRLDRSFKILKGEGKITEINVAETLKDVRRALLDADVNYKVAKTFTDTVKQKALGQNVLTAVKPGQLMVKIVHDELAELMGGTASELKLESKPAIILMSGLQGSGKTTFTGKLANMLKNKQHKNPLLVACDVYRPAAIEQLKVVAQQIEVPVYAEEENKNVVEIAKNAIKEAKAKGNDVVIVDTAGRLAVDEEMMNEISNLKDSLNPDETLFVVDSMTGQDAVNTAKEFNDRLNFDGVVLTKLDGDTRGGAALSIRTVVTKPIKFVGTGEKMEAIDVFHPERMADRILGMGDIVSLVERAQEQFDEEEAKKLQKKIQKNKFDFNDFLNQIQQIKKMGNIKDLAGMIPGVGKAIKDVDIDDNAFKGIEAIIQSMTPKERTSPELLNQSRRNRIAKGSGTNIQEVNRLLKQFDQTRKMMKMMTGSKMSQMMSAMKGMKGGMPGM; from the coding sequence ATGTTTGAAAACCTTAGCGACAGATTAGACAGATCTTTCAAAATCCTCAAAGGCGAGGGCAAAATTACCGAGATAAATGTAGCTGAAACTTTAAAGGACGTACGTCGTGCACTTTTGGATGCCGATGTGAACTATAAGGTTGCAAAGACTTTCACTGATACAGTGAAGCAAAAAGCTTTGGGTCAGAATGTACTTACAGCCGTTAAGCCGGGACAGTTGATGGTGAAAATCGTTCACGATGAACTGGCTGAACTTATGGGAGGCACAGCAAGTGAACTGAAGCTTGAAAGTAAGCCTGCTATTATCTTGATGTCCGGTCTTCAAGGTTCAGGTAAAACAACCTTTACAGGTAAGTTGGCTAATATGCTTAAGAACAAACAGCATAAGAATCCATTACTTGTGGCATGTGACGTTTATCGTCCGGCAGCTATAGAGCAGTTGAAAGTAGTTGCTCAACAGATAGAAGTTCCTGTATATGCTGAAGAAGAAAATAAAAATGTTGTTGAAATAGCTAAGAATGCTATTAAGGAAGCTAAGGCTAAAGGAAATGATGTCGTTATTGTCGATACAGCAGGTCGTCTGGCTGTAGATGAAGAGATGATGAATGAAATCTCTAATCTTAAAGACTCACTAAATCCGGATGAGACTCTGTTTGTTGTAGACTCAATGACAGGTCAGGATGCTGTAAATACAGCAAAAGAATTTAATGACAGACTAAATTTTGACGGTGTCGTTCTTACAAAACTGGATGGTGATACACGTGGCGGTGCTGCTTTGAGTATCCGTACAGTAGTTACAAAGCCTATTAAGTTTGTAGGTACAGGTGAGAAAATGGAAGCAATTGATGTCTTCCACCCTGAACGTATGGCAGACCGTATCTTGGGAATGGGTGATATTGTATCTCTTGTAGAACGTGCTCAGGAACAGTTTGACGAGGAAGAGGCAAAGAAACTACAGAAAAAGATACAGAAAAACAAATTTGACTTTAACGACTTCCTTAATCAGATACAGCAGATAAAGAAAATGGGTAATATAAAAGACCTGGCTGGTATGATACCTGGAGTAGGCAAGGCTATAAAGGATGTAGATATTGATGATAATGCTTTCAAAGGCATAGAAGCAATTATACAGAGTATGACCCCAAAGGAACGTACAAGTCCTGAACTACTAAACCAGAGCAGAAGAAACCGTATAGCAAAGGGTTCTGGAACAAATATACAAGAGGTAAACAGACTTCTGAAACAGTTTGACCAGACACGTAAGATGATGAAGATGATGACTGGAAGTAAGATGAGTCAGATGATGAGTGCTATGAAAGGAATGAAAGGCGGAATGCCCGGAATGTAA
- a CDS encoding amino acid permease has protein sequence MGLFTTKSISDLRAEASEKHGMKKTLSTGALIALGVGVVIGAGLFSITGIAAADYAGPAIVISFIIAAIGCAFAGLCYAEFASSIPVAGSAYTYSYATMGEFVAWIIGWDLILEYAVGASTIASSWSGYFYELLHSLGFSLQRQLMMTPFETVTMPNGEILRGIINLPSVFIVTVMSLILMHGTKGSARLNNVIVVLKVGIVLLFIFIGFHYIDKSNLTPFIPANQGSFGKFGWTGIFRAAGLIFFAYMGFDAVSTTAQETKNPQKSMPYGILGSLLICTILYVLFAHVLTGVASYKSFSGAGNDLAPVATAINHMGTVGANGHIIPAFPWLNRIIMVAILLGYSSVIMVLLLGQSRVFYSMSRDGLVPSIFSHLHEKYKTPAKSNLLFMLFVSLIAAFVPGKIIGEMSSIGTLFAFILVCIGIIIIRKNNPGAKPAFKTPWVPVIPILGVLVCLSMMVSLSIDTWIRLVVWMMIGFDIYIVRGPKHSKLSKDDSVEEKQKTRNVTSYCGLALCALLAFFTYMHNKSDAGNMTELIIFNCIIAFHLIYYLSFRFIKKVTC, from the coding sequence ATGGGATTATTTACAACAAAGAGTATTAGCGACCTTCGGGCAGAAGCTTCAGAGAAGCACGGAATGAAGAAGACCTTGTCAACAGGTGCGTTGATTGCATTGGGGGTTGGTGTTGTCATTGGAGCCGGATTATTTTCAATTACAGGTATAGCAGCTGCAGATTATGCGGGTCCTGCCATCGTCATTTCTTTCATTATTGCAGCTATCGGTTGTGCTTTTGCCGGATTATGTTATGCAGAGTTTGCCTCTTCCATTCCTGTAGCAGGCAGTGCTTACACATACTCTTATGCTACGATGGGCGAATTTGTCGCATGGATTATCGGATGGGACTTGATTCTTGAATATGCCGTAGGAGCCTCAACAATAGCATCCAGTTGGTCAGGTTATTTCTATGAATTGTTACACTCACTGGGATTTTCTTTACAACGGCAGCTGATGATGACCCCATTCGAAACAGTTACGATGCCTAACGGTGAAATTCTTCGCGGAATCATCAATCTACCATCAGTTTTTATTGTCACCGTCATGTCTTTGATATTGATGCACGGAACAAAAGGGTCTGCCCGATTGAATAATGTAATTGTTGTGCTAAAGGTCGGTATTGTCCTGCTTTTCATCTTCATCGGATTTCACTACATTGACAAGAGCAACCTCACTCCTTTTATTCCTGCCAATCAAGGAAGTTTTGGTAAATTCGGTTGGACTGGTATATTCAGAGCCGCAGGACTGATATTCTTTGCTTACATGGGATTTGATGCTGTATCAACGACTGCCCAGGAAACCAAGAATCCGCAGAAGTCAATGCCTTATGGCATATTAGGGTCGTTACTGATCTGTACCATTCTTTATGTATTATTCGCACACGTACTTACCGGAGTTGCCAGTTACAAGTCATTCAGCGGTGCAGGAAACGATCTGGCACCTGTAGCTACGGCGATTAATCACATGGGTACTGTTGGTGCCAATGGTCATATTATCCCGGCATTTCCTTGGCTCAACAGGATCATTATGGTTGCTATCCTTTTAGGTTATTCTTCAGTTATTATGGTATTACTACTAGGTCAGAGCAGAGTCTTTTATTCCATGAGCCGCGACGGTCTGGTTCCATCTATATTCTCACATCTACATGAAAAATATAAGACTCCGGCAAAGTCAAATCTTTTATTCATGCTTTTTGTCAGTCTGATCGCAGCATTCGTTCCCGGAAAAATCATCGGAGAAATGAGCAGTATCGGAACATTATTCGCATTTATCCTGGTCTGCATCGGAATTATCATTATACGAAAGAATAATCCGGGTGCAAAACCGGCCTTTAAAACGCCGTGGGTACCTGTCATCCCTATATTGGGAGTTCTTGTATGCTTATCAATGATGGTTTCATTAAGTATAGACACCTGGATACGTCTGGTAGTCTGGATGATGATAGGTTTTGATATCTATATCGTACGCGGTCCCAAACACAGTAAACTGTCAAAAGATGATTCTGTAGAAGAAAAACAAAAGACAAGAAATGTAACATCTTATTGTGGATTGGCTCTCTGTGCATTATTGGCATTCTTCACTTATATGCACAATAAGTCTGATGCAGGCAACATGACGGAGCTCATCATTTTCAACTGTATTATAGCGTTTCACCTAATTTATTACTTAAGTTTCAGGTTTATAAAGAAAGTTACTTGCTAA
- a CDS encoding nucleotidyltransferase family protein — translation MDVTDKFYELIRLSVDSSYDMPDSISQAEWPLIYEMAEKQSLSGILYRGVMRLTGAKMPPEKLREQWFVRCCACDVTNHKAYKAVADICKWINDEGYRCCVLKGQGNALMYPDPCLRNVGDIDLWVEGGYKNVLKFARKHCNKNEFCYHHIEFNDFQGFPVEIHYRPSFINNMIGNRYLQHYFSMHSDEQFSNYKELPDNLGSVCVPTVSFNRIFQLTHIVRHFFQGGIGMRQMMDYYFVLKQGFTIQERDRDVKLIRRMGLYNITRSVMYVEQKVFGLDSKYLLVPPDAEKGSKLLSEIIRTGNFGHSDKRILQYRNASKATRGVRHLYRNASFMFKYPSECFWEPIFRLYHFLWRKVNT, via the coding sequence ATGGATGTAACGGATAAATTCTACGAATTAATAAGACTGTCGGTTGATAGTTCATATGATATGCCTGATAGTATATCTCAAGCAGAGTGGCCGTTAATATATGAAATGGCTGAGAAACAATCTTTGTCTGGAATATTATATAGAGGTGTAATGCGCTTGACAGGGGCTAAAATGCCACCGGAAAAACTGAGAGAACAATGGTTCGTAAGATGCTGTGCTTGTGATGTGACAAATCATAAGGCATATAAGGCCGTGGCTGATATATGCAAGTGGATAAATGACGAAGGTTACAGATGCTGTGTGCTTAAAGGTCAAGGCAATGCCTTGATGTATCCGGACCCGTGCTTAAGAAATGTAGGAGATATCGACTTATGGGTTGAAGGTGGCTATAAGAACGTATTGAAGTTTGCCAGAAAGCATTGCAATAAAAATGAATTCTGTTATCATCATATTGAATTTAATGATTTTCAAGGTTTCCCCGTTGAGATACATTACCGTCCGTCTTTTATCAATAATATGATTGGAAACAGATACTTACAGCATTATTTTTCAATGCATTCTGACGAGCAGTTCTCTAATTATAAAGAGTTGCCTGATAATTTAGGCAGCGTCTGTGTGCCAACAGTAAGTTTTAACAGAATATTTCAGTTGACCCATATTGTGCGTCATTTCTTTCAAGGCGGTATAGGTATGAGACAAATGATGGATTATTACTTTGTGCTGAAACAAGGATTTACGATACAGGAACGTGATAGGGATGTAAAACTGATACGCAGAATGGGCCTGTATAATATAACAAGGTCGGTGATGTACGTAGAACAGAAAGTCTTTGGACTTGATAGCAAATACCTTCTTGTACCACCTGATGCAGAAAAAGGCAGCAAACTGCTTTCTGAAATAATCAGAACCGGCAACTTTGGGCATTCAGATAAGAGAATATTGCAATACCGCAATGCGAGCAAGGCAACTAGAGGAGTTAGACACCTTTATAGAAATGCTTCATTTATGTTTAAATATCCTTCAGAATGTTTTTGGGAACCAATATTCAGACTATATCATTTTTTATGGCGTAAAGTAAATACATGA
- a CDS encoding prephenate dehydrogenase yields the protein MKILVMGAGKMGSFFLDLLSFDHETAVFEKDPKRMRFTYNTQRFSTMDEIEKFKPELVINAVTVKYTISAFEEILPHLSKDCIISDIASIKTGLHEFYENSGRRYVSTHPMFGPTFANLNQLSEENAIIITEGDYMGRIFFKDLYSKLGLNIYEYSFDEHDKTVAYSLSIPFVSTFVFAAVMKHQDAPGTTFKRHMKIAQGVLNEDDYLLQEILFNPYTSGQVEKIRKELKDLLQIIDNKDAEGMKSYLTKIRKNVKDDIIIEKK from the coding sequence ATGAAAATATTAGTAATGGGTGCCGGTAAGATGGGGAGCTTCTTCCTTGACTTACTGAGCTTTGACCACGAAACTGCGGTCTTTGAGAAAGATCCAAAGAGAATGCGTTTTACTTATAATACGCAGAGATTCTCAACAATGGATGAGATAGAAAAATTTAAACCAGAGTTGGTCATTAATGCCGTAACAGTGAAATATACTATCTCTGCTTTTGAAGAAATTCTCCCGCATCTGTCTAAAGACTGCATAATAAGTGATATTGCGTCTATTAAGACAGGACTGCACGAGTTTTATGAGAATAGTGGTAGAAGATACGTATCTACACATCCCATGTTCGGTCCTACGTTTGCAAATCTGAACCAGTTGAGTGAGGAAAATGCAATCATAATAACCGAAGGTGACTATATGGGGCGTATTTTCTTCAAAGACTTATACTCCAAACTGGGTCTTAACATCTATGAGTATTCTTTTGATGAACATGACAAGACGGTAGCTTACTCTCTTAGTATACCCTTTGTAAGTACATTTGTGTTTGCTGCTGTAATGAAGCATCAGGATGCTCCGGGTACAACCTTCAAGCGCCATATGAAAATAGCTCAGGGGGTATTGAACGAAGATGACTATCTATTGCAGGAAATACTTTTCAATCCATATACATCCGGACAGGTTGAAAAAATACGCAAGGAACTGAAAGACCTTTTGCAGATTATTGATAATAAGGATGCGGAAGGAATGAAATCATACCTTACAAAAATACGTAAGAATGTGAAGGATGATATCATAATAGAAAAAAAATAA
- a CDS encoding YceI family protein encodes MKKYIILAAVMLSVFSASAQTTWTNDPQHSRLGFVVKHLMISEIDGRFTDFNATVTTSKPDYSDAKITLKAKVASINTDVDARDAHLKTADFFDAEKYPMLTFKSTKLVKVTSKKGFIYGNLTFHGITKSIKLDVTFFGKVVNPMNKHTTAGFQVKGVLKRTDYNLGSKFPEALISNDIKIIANVEFSPDK; translated from the coding sequence ATGAAAAAGTACATTATTCTAGCTGCCGTTATGCTATCAGTATTTTCGGCAAGCGCACAAACAACATGGACAAATGATCCACAGCATTCCAGACTGGGATTCGTAGTTAAGCATCTTATGATATCTGAAATAGATGGCCGGTTTACTGACTTTAATGCAACCGTTACAACATCTAAACCAGACTATAGTGACGCTAAAATCACTCTAAAAGCTAAGGTAGCAAGTATTAATACAGATGTAGATGCTCGCGATGCGCACTTGAAGACGGCCGATTTTTTCGACGCAGAGAAGTACCCTATGCTTACATTTAAGAGTACTAAACTAGTGAAGGTCACTTCAAAGAAAGGATTTATATATGGCAATCTTACTTTTCACGGAATAACAAAGTCTATTAAACTGGATGTAACATTTTTCGGAAAAGTGGTTAACCCTATGAATAAACATACTACGGCCGGATTCCAAGTTAAAGGCGTACTTAAGCGTACTGATTATAACCTGGGTTCTAAGTTCCCTGAAGCTCTTATTAGCAATGATATTAAGATAATCGCTAATGTAGAATTCAGTCCTGACAAATGA
- a CDS encoding prephenate dehydratase — protein MKRIAIQGSVGSFHDIAAHQYFEGEQIQLICCSTFEEVFDQIRQDPTVIGMVAIENTIAGSLLHNYELLRDSGTTVVGEHKLHISHSICCLPEDSWETVKEVHSHPVALMQCRDFLDRHPNIKVVEGIDTAGAAKYIKENNCSGWAAICNASAAKLYGLKVLEESIEDNKHNFTRFLVVCNPSKADFLRPLEKADKASMVFALPHEEGSLSQVLSIMSFYKINLTKIQSLPIIGHEWEYLFYVDVTYDNLTRYRQSIDAITPLTKSLKILGEYQDGKQPKL, from the coding sequence ATGAAAAGAATTGCTATACAAGGTTCTGTAGGGTCGTTTCACGATATTGCGGCTCACCAGTATTTCGAGGGTGAACAAATACAACTGATATGTTGTTCAACTTTTGAAGAGGTGTTTGATCAAATCAGACAGGATCCTACAGTGATAGGTATGGTTGCTATCGAGAATACTATAGCAGGAAGTCTGCTACATAACTATGAGTTGCTGCGCGACTCAGGTACCACTGTAGTGGGAGAGCATAAACTGCACATCAGTCATAGTATCTGTTGTCTGCCTGAAGATTCATGGGAAACGGTTAAGGAGGTTCATTCTCATCCAGTTGCTTTGATGCAGTGTCGAGATTTTCTTGATCGTCATCCTAATATCAAGGTCGTAGAAGGTATAGATACAGCAGGAGCTGCAAAATATATAAAAGAGAATAACTGCAGTGGATGGGCTGCAATATGCAATGCTTCTGCTGCCAAACTATACGGACTGAAAGTATTAGAAGAATCGATAGAGGATAATAAACATAACTTTACTAGATTCTTGGTAGTTTGCAATCCAAGCAAGGCTGATTTTTTACGTCCATTAGAGAAAGCGGATAAGGCAAGTATGGTTTTCGCTCTTCCGCATGAGGAGGGGAGCCTGTCGCAAGTGCTTAGTATCATGTCGTTTTATAAAATCAATCTGACCAAGATACAATCATTACCGATTATAGGTCATGAATGGGAATATCTGTTCTATGTAGACGTTACTTATGATAATCTGACACGCTACAGACAGTCAATAGATGCAATAACACCATTAACTAAATCATTGAAAATATTAGGAGAATATCAAGATGGGAAGCAACCAAAATTGTAA
- a CDS encoding bifunctional 3-deoxy-7-phosphoheptulonate synthase/chorismate mutase type II, which yields MELELEPLKLEGVEEKRPLVIAGPCSAETEEQVLNTAKQLADKGIKVFRAGVWKPRTKPGGFEGNGETALPWLKEVKEQTGMLTSTEVATPEHVEMCLKHGIDILWVGARTTANPFAMQALADSLKGVDIPVLVKNPVNPDLELWIGGMERLNQAGIKRMAAIHRGFSSYDKKIYRNLPMWQIPIELRRRIPNLPIICDPSHIGGQRELIAPLCQQAMDLGLDGLIIESHCNPDQAWSDAKQQVTPDVLDYIINLLVIRSETVSTEGIVMLRKQIDELDNQLMDLLAKRMRVCREIGQYKKEHNMTVLQTARYGEILDKRGAQGSLCGMDAEFVRKIFEEVHEESVRQQMEIVNQK from the coding sequence ATGGAACTGGAACTAGAACCGTTGAAACTTGAGGGGGTAGAAGAAAAACGTCCTTTGGTAATAGCAGGCCCTTGCTCTGCCGAGACAGAAGAACAAGTGTTGAATACAGCTAAGCAATTGGCTGACAAAGGAATAAAGGTGTTCCGTGCAGGTGTGTGGAAACCGCGTACAAAACCAGGTGGTTTTGAGGGTAACGGTGAAACCGCTCTGCCTTGGTTGAAAGAGGTAAAAGAGCAGACCGGTATGCTTACTTCTACAGAGGTAGCTACCCCTGAGCATGTGGAGATGTGTCTGAAACATGGTATTGATATACTATGGGTTGGTGCACGTACTACTGCAAATCCATTTGCTATGCAAGCTTTAGCCGACTCTTTGAAAGGCGTTGATATACCGGTGTTAGTAAAAAACCCTGTTAATCCTGACCTGGAACTATGGATCGGCGGCATGGAACGTCTTAATCAGGCCGGCATTAAGCGTATGGCTGCCATACATCGTGGATTTTCAAGCTATGATAAGAAAATATACAGAAACCTGCCTATGTGGCAGATACCTATAGAACTCCGTCGCCGTATACCAAATCTACCTATTATCTGTGATCCAAGTCATATAGGCGGACAGAGAGAACTTATCGCTCCTCTTTGTCAGCAGGCCATGGATTTAGGACTAGACGGACTTATAATCGAGAGTCACTGTAATCCTGATCAGGCATGGAGTGATGCAAAACAGCAGGTTACTCCTGACGTATTAGATTATATTATCAACCTGCTCGTAATTCGTAGCGAGACTGTCTCTACAGAGGGTATCGTAATGTTGCGCAAGCAGATAGACGAACTGGATAACCAATTGATGGATCTTTTGGCAAAGCGTATGCGTGTGTGTCGTGAAATAGGTCAATATAAGAAAGAACACAATATGACTGTATTGCAGACTGCACGTTATGGAGAAATATTGGATAAGCGTGGAGCGCAAGGATCATTATGCGGAATGGATGCCGAATTTGTAAGGAAAATATTCGAAGAAGTGCATGAAGAAAGTGTTCGTCAACAAATGGAAATAGTAAATCAAAAATGA
- a CDS encoding pyridoxal phosphate-dependent aminotransferase — translation MGSNQNCNIKPAKRLELVSEYYFSRKLKEVAKLNAEGKDIVSLAIGSPDMPPSKATVDKLCEVARMDNTHGYQPTIGTPELRNAMAGFYKRWYGVKLDPNTEIQPLIGSKEGILHITLAFVNPGEQVLVPNPGYPTYTSLSKLLGAEVVNYNLDADNGWQPDFEELEKMDLSKVKIMWTNYPNMPTGANAQVETYRKLVNFAKKHSILIVNDNPYSFILNDKPISLLQVEGAKDCCIELNSMSKSHNMPGWRVGMIAANTQFVQWILKVKSNIDSGTFRGLQLAAAEAYNNDAEWHHQANIVTYRRRRNLAEEIMKILGCTFDKEQVGMFLWGKIPEKYTDAEELTEKVLNEARVFITPGFIFGSNGSRYIRISLCAKDDKIKEAVERIKNLKNI, via the coding sequence ATGGGAAGCAACCAAAATTGTAATATCAAACCGGCCAAGAGATTAGAATTGGTCAGCGAATACTACTTCAGCAGAAAGTTGAAAGAAGTAGCAAAACTTAATGCGGAAGGCAAAGATATCGTAAGTCTGGCAATAGGCAGTCCTGATATGCCGCCATCAAAGGCTACAGTAGATAAGTTGTGTGAGGTAGCGCGTATGGATAATACCCACGGCTATCAACCCACTATCGGAACACCTGAATTGCGTAACGCAATGGCCGGATTCTATAAAAGATGGTATGGTGTAAAACTAGATCCAAATACAGAAATACAACCACTTATCGGTTCAAAAGAGGGTATTCTGCATATTACATTGGCATTTGTGAACCCCGGTGAGCAGGTGCTAGTACCGAACCCGGGGTATCCTACTTATACATCTCTCAGCAAACTGTTAGGAGCAGAGGTCGTAAACTATAATCTGGATGCAGATAACGGCTGGCAGCCTGACTTCGAAGAGCTTGAGAAGATGGACTTGAGTAAAGTGAAGATAATGTGGACAAATTATCCTAACATGCCTACAGGTGCAAATGCTCAGGTTGAGACATACCGTAAACTGGTAAATTTTGCAAAGAAACATTCTATCCTAATAGTAAATGATAACCCATATTCGTTTATTCTTAACGACAAACCGATATCACTGTTACAGGTAGAAGGTGCAAAAGACTGCTGTATAGAACTGAACTCGATGAGTAAAAGTCATAATATGCCCGGATGGCGTGTTGGTATGATTGCTGCAAATACACAGTTTGTCCAGTGGATATTGAAAGTAAAAAGCAATATTGACTCAGGTACTTTCCGTGGATTGCAACTTGCTGCCGCTGAGGCTTATAACAATGACGCAGAATGGCATCATCAGGCTAATATAGTAACATATAGAAGACGTCGTAATCTGGCCGAAGAGATCATGAAAATATTAGGATGTACTTTTGATAAAGAACAGGTCGGTATGTTCCTTTGGGGGAAAATACCTGAAAAGTACACTGATGCTGAAGAACTGACAGAAAAAGTTCTTAATGAAGCCAGAGTCTTCATAACACCCGGATTCATATTCGGAAGCAACGGAAGCAGATATATACGTATATCACTTTGCGCTAAGGATGATAAGATAAAGGAAGCAGTAGAAAGAATCAAAAATCTAAAAAATATATAA
- a CDS encoding cupin domain-containing protein, with protein MEKIVRNIDEILLQKTSHGIGMKQVLIANDETDSAITQIARSRLKAGETVDEHRHLTMDEHFICLSGRGYVCLDGERIEFVPNTYVLVPAESMHHLVAETDMIFFTIGVATK; from the coding sequence ATGGAAAAAATAGTAAGGAACATAGACGAAATATTGTTGCAAAAGACATCTCATGGCATAGGGATGAAACAAGTCCTTATAGCTAATGATGAGACAGATAGTGCTATCACACAGATAGCAAGGTCTAGGCTTAAAGCCGGAGAAACAGTAGACGAGCATAGACATCTTACGATGGACGAACACTTTATCTGTTTGTCGGGAAGGGGATACGTATGTTTAGATGGAGAGAGGATAGAATTTGTACCTAATACATATGTTTTGGTACCGGCCGAAAGTATGCACCATCTTGTGGCTGAAACAGACATGATATTTTTTACTATTGGAGTAGCAACGAAATAA